ATATATCTGCCATGTGAATTCAATTATACAGGCTCAACGGATAACGGTGACCTCGACTTCCTGAACACCTTCATTGATCATATTGATCGATTTTGCCGCTTCATAAGACAGATCGATAATCCTGTCACCCGCAAAAGGGCCGCGGTCGTTGACACGTACGATAACCGTCCGGCCGTTCGAAAGGTTTTTCACTTCGAGCCAGGTATTGAAAGGAAGTGTTTTATGTGCACAGGTCAACCCATACATGTCGTATGTTTCCCCATTAGCGGTTTTTCTGCCATGAAACTCCTCGGCATAGAACGAAGCCTTTCCATGAAATTTCTTCCCCTTCGGAGGTTTTTCCACCGGTGTTTCCGTAGGGGTCTCCGCAGGGATTTTGGAAGGAGTTTCCGTAGATATCGGCGCTTCGGGAGTTTTTGAAACCCCGGGCTTGCTCGAGGGCGTTTTTTCGGGGGCCGATTTCTGAACGGTATACCGCGGCGAGGGAGAACACCCCCCGACCACGGCAAGAATTACACAGGCTGTCAGGATGTACTTCACAGCGGCTTAACCTCCCGGTACAGTAAGGCTGCCGATAATATCCGATATGGTCGTTACGCCATGTCTTTCACAATAGCTGCCGATTCCGTCGATTACCCTTAACGGAAGGTCCGGTTCGACAAACATGCCACACCCGACCTCGACCAGGGATGCCCCGGCAATAATGAATTCGAGAGCATCGCGGGCGCAGAAAATTCCTCCCATACCGATAACCGGTACCGACACGGCACGGGCGACCTGATACACCATGCGGACGGCAACCGGCCGTATTGCCGGTCCCGAAAGACCTCCCGTACCATTGGCAAGCATCGGCTGGCGCGTCTCCACATCAATCACCATCCCGGTAATCGTGTTGATGAGCGAAACCGCATCGGCGCCTTTTTCCTCCACCGCACAGGCGATTTCGGCAATATCCGTGACATTGGGTGTGAGCTTCGCAATAATCGGCTTGTCCGTACAGGTGCGGACAGCCTCGATAAGCTGCGAAGCGATTTGGGGCGAAGTGCCGAAAGCCACCCCGCCCTGCTTCACATTCGGGCATGAGATATTGATTTCAAGTGCCCGGACAGC
This sequence is a window from bacterium. Protein-coding genes within it:
- a CDS encoding dihydroorotate dehydrogenase, producing the protein MRTCLFQSLFGIDFKNPVIAASGTFGFGEEFQDYYDVSLLGGFVTKAVTPEPRTGNPPPRIIETPSGMLNAIGLQNPGLTVFVESILPRIARLDTVIIVNVAGRTVADYMKVCSELDRHEAVRALEINISCPNVKQGGVAFGTSPQIASQLIEAVRTCTDKPIIAKLTPNVTDIAEIACAVEEKGADAVSLINTITGMVIDVETRQPMLANGTGGLSGPAIRPVAVRMVYQVARAVSVPVIGMGGIFCARDALEFIIAGASLVEVGCGMFVEPDLPLRVIDGIGSYCERHGVTTISDIIGSLTVPGG